Proteins encoded together in one Miscanthus floridulus cultivar M001 chromosome 16, ASM1932011v1, whole genome shotgun sequence window:
- the LOC136510313 gene encoding G-type lectin S-receptor-like serine/threonine-protein kinase CES101 has translation MHTFAALQMDHGANSVAIAIVITSACCMEGILDCDLYSNFDKELIMDDHDGMKGAVVLIASPETRNFRSEHAPLHSVIVAAAANGDTLAAGQTLAAGDKLVSRNSKFALGFFQFQPPVPSSSISKSTDVTTSSSPVWEKPITDPELKLTQLKISQDGSLAIASYTMPLLNPLSGPTTHFFINRSTETSTNTTSAVLRNNGNLALIAHNNPSSDSNEVQPLWRSFDHPTDVGIPGAKLGWNKVTGFKWQYISKKNLIDPGLGSYSLEIGSNGILRLGRRNPPLVATWSWPSGKLATLLPVLSGLLESDPWTKGLF, from the exons ATGCATACTTTTGCTGCATTGCAAATGGATCATGGTGCAAACAGTGTTGCGATTGCGATAGTGATAACTTCAGCATGTTGCATGGAAGGGATCTTGGATTGTGATCTGTATTCAAACTTTGACAAGGAATTGATCATGG ATGACCATGACGGAATGAAAGGAGCAGTTGTGTTGATTGCCTCGCCGGAGACGAGGAATTTCAGGAGTGAG CACGCTCCTTTGCATTCCGTCATCGTTGCCGCGGCGGCGAATGGCGACACTCTCGCGGCCGGCCAGACACTTGCTGCCGGTGACAAGCTCGTCTCAAGAAACAGCAAGTTTGCGCTCGGCTTCTTCCAGTTCCAGCCACCAGTACCGTCGTCCAGCATCAGTAAGTCCACTGATGTCACCACCAGCTCCTCTCCCGTCTG GGAGAAGCCCATCACTGACCCTGAGCTCAAGCTAACTCAGCTCAAGATCTCACAAGATGGCAGTCTTGCCATCGCCTCTTACACAATGCCACTACTGAATCCATTATCTGGTCCCACAACCCACTTCTTCATCAATAGGTCGACAGAAACCAGCACAAACACTACTAGTGCCGTTCTCAGGAACAATGGAAACCTTGCCCTCATAGCACATAACAACCCATCTTCTGATTCCAACGAAGTACAACCATTGTGGCGGAGCTTTGACCATCCAACAGATGTTGGAATTCCTGGTGCCAAGTTGGGTTGGAACAAGGTCACTGGTTTTAAATGGCAGTACATCTCAAAGAAGAACCTGATAGATCCCGGTCTTGGCTCATACAGCCTTGAAATAGGCAGCAATGGGATCCTGCGCCTCGGGCGCCGTAACCCCCCTCTTGTAGCAACTTGGTCTTGGCCATCCGGAAAACTAGCTACACTTCTACCTGTGCTCAGTGGCCTGCTAGAATCGGATCCATGGACCAAAGGCTTGTTTTAA
- the LOC136513818 gene encoding uncharacterized protein translates to MPRLALWPMCREVDVAALAGPAPPAPTALSRGPRPPRCPTVQNLNSSGEVKKGLQQQSLEEERGEAEAEAEAEAMLRGGGSRAPAKPRRPHSHSRQRAPPPPTPSRRASGPAASASPESKEPAALEAPVVSSVEETSFTFEFKRGFKRAKKAMLPQPVDAPRGEDNSREGLSSKPNTVPAKKDVPKQVEFTHCSPGIVARLMGLDTVPHPKKALDRCQSDTRANLQRHLSGVVRDVDSVSSGDQACNVSSDELPALKDVFEVTEMENMATHELPQPGNQEPYLTNIEADLEFVRQKFLDAKRLATGEGNMNSKEFSEALDVLHSKRDVFLEILQENRTAVSGFSGHILNHSGLQCSSHTSNAAAAQSFEEEIPCGMEGVCDGMHDIPKEFEKPIPSMPLRETSVTPVAPLASNEGKSKGSCRRSQIVVLKPNLQRKSFTPVLSSQEAPQYKQRSGTGHLKPPHHSKQFSVPRNNEVLEGERGSALQKVRKQTPKSISSTSHKQRRPSQEEYNLEVDTEKAKVSSTSHDDTMPFYSSIHSAGPSVSRKARKHLSERWQMACQSGSENLIPKGIKTLGEMLGLSDRDAPRESSHRGGSDPNFNPYNVREVPGSPLGISSKDGWKTGIYCEDDSRAGISRNFPRSKSLPASSTTSAKLSGRRQSAPTRRLPILKDILNSPTDESENAHIRKRSPIRNAKQKNGKSTVHLGKENMLPEKEIHVTLEKARHSICISDLSRASNIHTEKCPDDVIRTEDQEQSDSALKHDYTEKTQGFMGCTYQTLATSSPETKEVLSIQNQDSIELKEERKPSVEIDDHVGTQTTESASIASSESCDCSSPTALSQHSSGEETYSGIFKSINVGIQELREQLKMLKMEDQDDICEDYSCTLSSDEFDNMNISTYRAMEERLSMFKNEEDRDFSYVQDMLASVCDLPDHLEDWQVSSDVFLCLENKYNKLVLWSKSDRKLLFDLVNSILADMTIPDNGLHAKIMMKCWPEIDHGQLAENVWQMVQKQSNNGHFFLEDVQPLPLDDRSELELVGMNIARMIHDDIIRDCIIEFMSQENYLVTN, encoded by the exons ATGCCCCGCCTCGCCCTGTGGCCCATGTGCAGGGAGGTGGACGTGGCGGCCCTCGCGGGGCCCGCGCCTCCCGCGCCCACCGCACTTTCACGTGGGCCCCGACCACCCCGGTGCCCCACGGTTCAAAATCTGAATTCGTCAGGGGAGGTGAAGAAAGGTCTCCAGCAGCAGAGCctggaggaggagagaggagaagcggaggcggaggcggaggcggaagcaATGCTGCGCGGCGGCGGGTCGCGTGCCCCGGCGAAGCCACGGCGCCCCCACTCCCACTCCCGACAGCGGGCACCGCCCCCGCCCACCCCGTCGCGCCGAG CGAGCGGGCCTGCCGCTTCGGCTTCCCCCGAGTCCAAGGAGCCGGCGGCGTTGGAGGCTCCGGTGGTGTCTTCCGTGGAGGAGACATCG TTCACTTTTGAGTTCAAGCGGGGGTTCAAAAGGGCAAAGAAGGCAATGCTGCCGCAGCCGGTGGATGCGCCGAGAGGTGAAGACAATTCAAGAGAG GGCCTCTCCAGCAAGCCGAACACTGTTCCTGCGAAGAAAGACGTGCCGAAGCAAGTGGAGTTCACCCATTGCTCGCCTGGTATTGTTGCTAGGCTGATGGGTCTCGACACTGTACCTCACCCCAAGAAAGCTCTTGACCGGTGCCAGAGTGACACCCGGGCTAACCTGCAGCGACACTTGTCTGGAGTTGTGCGAGATGTGGACAGTGTCTCGTCTGGGGATCAGGCATGTAACGTCAGTTCTGATGAGCTGCCAGCACTGAAGGATGTTTTTGAGGTAACAGAGATGGAGAACATGGCGACGCATGAACTGCCGCAGCCTGGAAATCAGGAGCCATATCTGACAAACATTGAGGCTGATCTGGAATTTGTCAGGCAAAAGTTCTTGGATGCCAAGCGGCTTGCCACTGGTGAAGGGAATATGAATTCGAAGGAGTTCAGCGAAGCACTTGATGTACTCCACTCCAAAAGGGATGTTTTCCTTGAAATCCTTCAGGAGAACAGGACTGCAGTGTCAGGATTCTCAGGACACATCCTTAACCACAGTGGGTTGCAGTGCTCTTCTCATACAAGCAATGCTGCTGCTGCACAATCATTTGAGGAAGAAATCCCTTGTGGCATGGAAGGTGTGTGTGACGGGATGCATGACATACCAAAGGAGTTTGAGAAACCCATTCCTAGCATGCCGCTCAGAGAAACTTCAGTTACACCAGTGGCGCCGTTGGCATCAAATGAGGGCAAGAGTAAAGGCTCATGCCGTCGCTCTCAAATCGTTGTTCTGAAGCCAAACCTTCAAAGGAAAAGTTTCACACCTGTTCTATCAAGCCAAGAAGCACCACAATATAAACAGAGGAGTGGGACAGGACATTTGAAGCCTCCACACCATAGTAAACAATTTTCTGTGCCACGAAACAATGAAGTTCTTGAAGGAGAAAGGGGTTCTGCACTACAGAAGGTTAGAAAACAAACACCTAAAAGCATTAGTTCTACCTCACATAAACAGAGGAGACCATCCCAGGAGGAATATAACCTTGAAGTGGATACTGAGAAGGCAAAAGTTAGTTCTACCTCTCATGATGACACCATGCCCTTTTATTCAAGCATTCATTCTGCTGGACCATCAGTTAGTAGAAAGGCCAGAAAGCACCTCTCAGAACGATGGCAAATGGCCTGCCAATCTGGTTCAGAAAATTTAATTCCTAAAGGCATAAAAACACTAGGTGAAATGCTCGGACTGTCTGATAGAGATGCACCAAGAGAAAGCTCCCACAGGGGAGGATCAGATCCAAACTTCAATCCCTATAATGTGAGGGAGGTGCCAGGCAGCCCTCTTGGCATTAGCAGTAAAGATGGGTGGAAGACAGGGATTTACTGTGAAGATGATTCAAGAGCTGGTATATCAAGGAATTTTCCCAGGTCCAAATCTCTTCCAGCCTCATCTACCACTTCTGCAAAATTGTCAGGCAGGAGGCAGTCTGCACCAACCCGTAGGTTGCCCATTCTGAAAGATATATTGAATTCACCCACTGATGAATCTGAAAATGCACATATCAGGAAGAGATCACCAATCAGAAATGCAAAACAGAAAAATGGAAAATCAACTGTCCATCTAGGAAAGGAAAATATGCTACCTGAAAAAGAGATTCATGTAACTTTGGAAAAAGCTAGGCACAGCATCTGCATTTCTGATCTTTCTCGGGCAAGCAATATACATACTGAAAAGTGCCCTGATGATGTTATCAGAACTGAGGATCAGGAACAATCTGATTCTGCTCTTAAACACGATTACACGGAAAAAACACAAGGTTTTATGGGATGCACATACCAGACACTAGCAACATCATCTCCAGAGACAAAAGAAGTTTTATCAATTCAGAATCAGGATAGCATAGAATTGAAG GAGGAAAGGAAACCATCAGTGGAGATTGATGATCACGTTGGCACTCAAACAACAGAATCAGCAAGTATTGCAAGTTCTGAAAGTTGTGACTGCTCAAgtccaactgctttatcacaacACAGTTCTGGTGAAGAGACTTATTCTGGAATTTTTAAAAGCATCAATGTTGGTATTCAAG AACTCAGAGAGCAACTAAAGATGCTGAAGATGGAAGACCAAGATGACATTTGTGAAGACTATTCTTGTACTTTGTCAAGCGACGAGTTTGACAATATGAACATCTCAACGTATCGAGCCATGGAAGAGCGGTTATCTATGTTTAAGAATGAGGAGGACAGGGATTTCTCTTATGTACAGGACATGCTTGCTAGCGTGTGTGACTTGCCAGATCACCTAGAAGATTGGCAAGTGAGCTCAGATGTGTTCCTGTGTCTTGAAAACAAGTATAACAAGCTGGTTCTGTGGTCGAAATCAGACAGGAAACTTCTGTTTGATCTTGTCAACTCCATCTTGGCTGACATGACCATTCCAGACAACGGTTTGCATGCAAAGATCATGATGAAATGCTGGCCTGAAATAGACCACGGACAGTTAGCTGAAAATGTCTGGCAAATGGTGCAGAAGCAAAGTAACAATGGGCACTTCTTTTTGGAGGATGTTCAGCCTTTGCCATTGGACGATCGTTCTGAGTTGGAACTGGTCGGAATGAATATTGCCAGGATGATCCATGATGACATCATAAGAGATTGTATCATCGAGTTCATGTCGCAGGAGAACTACCTTGTTACCAACTAA
- the LOC136513492 gene encoding putative inactive G-type lectin S-receptor-like serine/threonine-protein kinase SRK, with product MASLYMLICGLLLSSSLHTPPAAMAHGSDSLSVGQTLVVGEKLISRNGKFALGFFQFQPAPGTSFSKSPLSSLGWYLGIWFNKIPVFTPVWIANREKPITYPELKISRDGNLIIAILNNNASTAESILWSTAHFVVNRSTAETSTNTTSTAAAAAAAVLMDNGNLALIVAGSSSSNGTSLWQSFDYPTDVGLPGAKLGWNKVTGLNRRFISKKNLIDPGLGSYILELDSNGVLSHRRRKPPFVVYLSWSSGKLAYTLVHTFNGLLDSDARTKGLLVPKYVNNHEEYFTYESLDESSSTFVSIDVSGQIKLNIWSQEKHSWQTVYAQPADPCSLPAVCGPFTVCDGNASPLFCSCMESFSPNSPLDWEAGNPTGGCVRSIPLECTASNNNKNMASSSSDMFHTIARVTYPRYIC from the coding sequence ATGGCTTCCCTCTACATGCTAATCTGTGGGCTCCTTCTCTCCTCTTCCCTGCACACCCCTCCTGCCGCAATGGCACATGGTAGTGATAGTCTCTCGGTAGGCCAGACGCTTGTCGTTGGCGAGAAGCTCATATCAAGAAATGGCAAGTTTGCACTTGGCTTCTTCCAGTTCCAGCCAGCTCCAGGGACCAGCTTCAGTAAGTCCCCCTTGTCCTCCCTTGGCTGGTATCTTGGCATATGGTTCAACAAGATCCCGGTCTTTACCCCTGTCTGGATTGCTAATAGGGAGAAGCCCATCACGTATCCTGAGCTAAAAATCTCAAGGGATGGCAATCTCATCATCGCCATCTTAAACAATAATGCCAGCACTGCTGAGTCCATACTTTGGTCCACTGCTCACTTTGTCGTCAATAGGTCGACAGCAGAAACCAGCACAAACACTACTAgtaccgccgccgctgctgccgctgccgttCTCATGGACAATGGAAACCTTGCCCTCATAGTGGCAGGAAGCTCATCATCTAATGGAACATCCTTGTGGCAGAGCTTTGACTACCCAACAGATGTTGGGCTTCCTGGCGCCAAGTTAGGCTGGAACAAGGTCACTGGTCTAAACCGCCGGTTCATCTCAAAGAAGAACCTCATTGATCCAGGCCTTGGCTCATACATCCTTGAACTAGACTCCAATGGGGTGTTGTCCCATAGGCGCCGGAAGCCCCCTTTTGTAGTGTATTTGTCTTGGTCATCTGGAAAATTGGCGTATACACTTGTACATACATTCAATGGGCTGCTAGACTCGGATGCACGGACCAAAGGTTTGCTCGTACCCAAATATGTCAACAACCATGAGGAGTACTTCACGTATGAATCACTGGATGAGTCGTCTTCCACATTCGTCTCAATAGATGTCTCTGGCCAGATTAAGCTGAATATTTGGTCACAGGAAAAACATTCCTGGCAAACAGTATATGCCCAACCTGCTGATCCCTGCAGTCTGCCTGCTGTATGTGGACCTTTCACGGTCTGTGATGGCAATGCAAGCCCATTATTTTGTAGCTGTATGGAGAGCTTCTCTCCCAATTCACCTCTTGACTGGGAAGCCGGAAATCCAACTGGAGGGTGCGTCAGAAGTATCCCCCTAGAATGCACAGCCAGTAACAACAATAAAAACATGGCAAGTTCTTCATCAGACATGTTTCATACCATAGCTCGAGTTACATATCCTCGTTACATCTGTTGA